Genomic DNA from Coffea arabica cultivar ET-39 chromosome 7e, Coffea Arabica ET-39 HiFi, whole genome shotgun sequence:
GAATCCTGGGATGTAGGGTTTTGTTAGCTGGATGGAGCAGAGCTAAAAAGTAAAAACAAGACCGCCGATTGACATAGACCTCCGACGAATTCTGCTGGGTTTTGCTGAAATTTCTCCGGCGACGGAAAAAGAGCGCATTTCCATGGGGTCCAAAGGCAAGAACAAGAAGAATATGACTAAGCCTGACGGTGACGCCACCGCCAACCACCGTAATGATGGAAAAATCATCACCGATGCTCGTTTCGCATCCTTACACTCGGACCCTAGGTTTAGGGAGCCACCGAAGCATAAAGCCAAGGTTGCGATTGATTCTCGCTTTAACCGCATGTTTACTGACAAGGATTTCGCTACCTCAAAAGCTCGCACTGATAAGAGGGGCAAACAGAAGAAGAATGACTCCGCTGCTAACTCTTTGAGGCATTATTATCGCCTCgaagaggaggaagaaggaGCGAAAGAGAGGAGTTTGGGAAAGGAATTGGTGAAGAATGAGGAGAGCGGAGAAAGTGAGAGTGAGGGTGTTGAAAGTGATGAAGAAAGTGAGAGTGTGAACGTGGAGAAAGGGagcttgaagctggaaaatgagtCCGAAACATCGGATTctgaggaggaggaagaagaagaagaggaagctgAGAGTGATGACTCGATGAGTACTACTTCGGATTCAGATGAGGCGTACGAAGAGGAAGAAGATACTTTTGGGCTGGTAAAAATGAATAATGCAGGTTGAATTTATATAATTTGGGGAACTTTGTTCGAAAATTTTAAATGTTTAACCTTTTATTTGTGCGGAGCAGGAGGAGACTGTTCCGGAAATTGATAAGGAGACGCATAGGCTTGCGGTTGTCAACATGGATTGGAGTCAAGTCAAGGTTAGTAGTATTGAAGATTCTAAGGTTTGTATTAATATAGGGGAAGAGATTGTGTAAAGAATATCTTGATGGTTTGTTATCTTTTTCTTGATCGATACATGTCGTCTGGGAGACTGCATTTTCTATGACTTGAAGGTATTTTAATTGGTGTCTTAGACTCTATAGAACCCCAACAAAGAGAGGAAAATGAGCTCATGTTGTATCCTGCATGTAATTGGTGTTGTGTTTTTCGTGGACTTGAGCTTAGAATGTTGATTTTTGCACTGAAACTAGATTGTTTCCTGTAGGCAGTTGATTTGTATGTCTCGCTAAGTTCGTTTCTTCCTAGAGGTGGTCAAATTATGTCAGTGGCAGTCTACCCATCTGAGTTTGGGCTCAAACGAATGGAAGAGGAGGCGATTCATGGTCCTGTTGGGCTATTTGAAGATGACAAAAAGAATAATCAAAATGATgaggatgaagatgatgatgatgatgaaattGACAATGAGAAATTGCGTACTTATGAATTAAGTAGGCTAAGGTGACATGTCTGCTCTCCTATATGTGCATATACATACCTTTTATTGTGTCTGTTTTTCCACCGCTTGAGTTTAATTTCAAAATCTGTTATCTTTACTTTGTAGTTGTGTAGCTTTGGTTTTCAGAATAAAAACCTATGGCATGTGTTGTTTCTTGTTATCtattttccaaatttcatcCTGATTCATTTGTAATAGCTTTGCTATGCTTCCTGAATgtttatatgataaaacaatcTCTTTCCTGCCTGGTGGTTAAAAGAGtgattgctctctctctctctctctctctgtgcgCGCGTGTCCACATGCATCTATCTGTATTCGTGTATGCCTTTATGCCTGTGGGTGTGTGCAAATTCACACATGGAGTATAAGTTTCTCTGGTGTTTCCACTTATATTTCAGGTACTACTATGCTGTGGTGGAATGCGATTCAATTGCTACTGCAGATTACCTCTATAGGACTTGTGATGGAGTAGAGTTTGAGAGATCATCCACTATGCTTGATTTGAGGTTTGTACCAGATAAAATGGAATTTAAGCATCAACCACGTGATGTTGCAAAGCATGTAAGTCTTTGTCCTTATTCTTAATGCATAGCTTATACTTGTTCTGCAGCGAAGTGCTCGGCCAATAAGATAGCTCTTCAAAGAGGTTTCTTGCCCCAGGTCAATTAAACACTGTTATTTAGTTTATTAGATTGAATAATTTGAGATTGCCTTTCCTTTCATTAGGCACCAGCAGACTATGAAGGATTGGACTTTCAAACTCGAGCACTTCAGCAAAGTAAGATTCATCTGACATGGGATGATGATGAGCCACAGCGTGCAAAAACCTTGAAGCGAAAATTTAACGATGATCAGGtactttgattttcatttcaaCTCAACGATGATCCGGTGTTTATTTTTGCTACTGGTTTGGGAAGCAACATGTGATTATATACTGTTTGTGCATCTTTGTGCTTCTTGCTGCAAAACATGCATAGTCAGAGCATGATCCAACGTCTTTAAAGTCATAGTGCTTTGATTAATGGAAGTATTATTTCTACATAACCGGGTAAGTTTTATACAACTGGCATTGATGCGGTTCTCCTCTTTCAGCTTGCTGAGTTAGAGTTCCAGGAGTTTTTGGCTTCTGATGAGAGTGATAGTGATGAGAGTGAGAACAATGATGGCATGCAAAATGGATCATTTGTAAAACAGAAGAAGCAGGATATGTACCGTGCTCTTCTCCAGTCAGGGGATGGCTCAGATGAAAATGATGAGAAGTACCAGGACATGGAGGTAACGTTCAATACTGGTTTAGAAGATTTAAGTAAACggattttggaaaagaaagacaGAAAATCAGAGAATGTTTGGGACGCTATCCTTAGAGAGAGACGTGAGAAAAAGAAGGCCAGGAAAAATAGATCGAAAGATTCATCAGAAGATGAGAGCATTGATACTGATAATGAACctgcagaagaaactgatgacTTTTTTCTTGAAGAATGTTCTGGAAAAGAAAGTAAGGTTTCTCAAGGTAGAAATGCGAGAAAAGAGCAGCAGAATGAAGATGCATCTCGAGAAGCTGAAGCAAGTAGAGCAGAACTTGAATTGTTACTTGCTGACGATAAGGGAGCAGATTCCGGCTTGAAAGGCTACAATCTGAAACGCAAGAAGATGAAAGGGAAAATGGGTAAAGAAATTCCCGATGAAGGGAAGCTGCCAACTATTGACTATGATGATCCTAGGTTTTCAACCCTGTTCACTTCACCGCTTTTTGCTCTGGATCCCACGGATCCTCAGTTCAAACGGTACTTCTTTTACTGCACATTTGGTCAACgtttccagttttatgatgacTTGTGTACTTGAccctcttcatttcttcttcaccAATATTGTCTGGATTTTAGAATATTTTCCTGATAATCAATCAATATTTTTCCAGTATAATCTATATAGCGATTTTGACATGTTATTTTCTGAAAGTTACTGCTTGCTCTGTGGCTTCATCTGATGAGGtgtctcctcttttttttttttttttttttttacaggaGCGCAGCTTATGCACGACAAATGGCAAATAGACAACAGAAGAGCGAGTCCGAGAACAACAGGGTAAAGGAGCCGTCAGAAACACTTGGACAAGTTTTGGTGTCTAGTAAGACACAGAACGATGACAATCGCGAGTTGCACCGTTGTCTGCCGCCTGCAAAGAAAGAGAAGCTGGAATTGTCCTCATTAGTTAGGTCAATTAAGATGAAATCAAAACAGATTCCCCTTCATGATAAAGTGCTAGGAAAAAACCGCCACCTGAAAATAAAAGCAAGCAAGAGCAAGTAGGTTAACCACTATTTCTATACGGATATTTAGGCAGTGTTGCGAGGATGGCGAAAGTTTAAAAAGTTCTGAGGGACAAAGCAAGTAGTATCCTCTATACATGGGTGTAGGAGTTGGggtatttttctgtttttggtcAGATAAACGAAGGGCATTTCTGTATGGTTTTCCTCAATTTAAAAGTCTTGGTTAACTTGTACTCATTTGTTCATATTACGCGCtcaattcatttttcttttcttctttatgttttttgtttttactcCAACTGAATGTTGATGCTGCAGGATTTCATTAGTTTCGCTGTTGTTATCTTCATTCATATTTTTTTGTTGGGGGCTGTCAAAATCTTCAGTCACATTCCTTTCTCTTGAATTTTCTATCTGTATTCATGTTGATCGCTAACCAGGTTACAATCTCATCTGTCCTACTCGTTTTCTCCAGCCTGGATTTCAATCACGATCTGCACGATATCGTTTCATTTATGCTCTGACAAGTTAAAATCAACTTCAAATTGTCTAAAACTAACGCAATCAAAATGTAAAATAAGCTTTGCAAGGTCAGTTTAATGATTTCCTCAGGtcgaataaaaagaaaaagaattaaaaggGAGTCATCAAGAGTACGCTACACTTCAAAGGGTTATCTGGAATTACCGACAATAGCCATatcaagtatatatatatatgccttCGAAAAGTAATATGTATCCATCAATCAAACAATAATGTATATTCACAGCTAAAAGTACGACAGATCAATCTCAATATAGCCGAGACGGCTGCAAAACTAGCATATTGTAATGGTATTAAATCTATCCAGTGGAAATGCTACTGCTACAAAATACTGCTCAATTCCACACAAGCGGTTGCAGCCTCAGTAAGAAAGAATAATCAAATAATGGCTCAACAGGCAAAACAGAAAGACAAGGATTTTGCAAGATATGGAGTTCGAATCCGGTGCATTGCTCCCCGGGGGTGATTGTGTTGGAATTGCAGTTGCCACAGGAGAAGTACTTCCCTTTCCAGATGTGGCTTCTGGCACGAGAGTTGAGGGTGAAGGAGCTTGGGTACCGTTCCGTTGGTTAACGGGCAATGTGTTTGATCCATTCTTAGTTTGCACATCATCGTAGCCTGAGAACAATGCTTTCATTTAAGGGCAGAGAGTTGCAAACTTCTAATATGTTGCATGAggcaaaagaaaaagtgaacTCACAGTTAGATGGCTTCCATCCCAGAGTCATGTTCTCGCGGTTGAAAACTACCCGATAACCAGTCATGAAATTTTCTGGCCAAAAATCAACAAATTGTTTTGTCAGAGCTAGAAATTAATATGTGAATGCATGACTCAAAACAAAATACATGGAAGTTCAACTGGAACCGAAAACAAGCGAGCAggactttcttttttctttttttttccttttttaaaaaaaaagggggaatagGACTTTGATATAACTTTCCAACAAACTTTGAAGAATTCAATATCAAACTCTGTATCGTGTCACCATAGATAGTCTTATGATCAGATAAGTATTACAAGACGGACCAGTGAAAACGAAAAAGAATCTTACATCCTAATATGTTAACATGGAACTAGTACTGATATAAGCAATAAATTAACACACAAACTAGTGGTATAAGGGAATGGCATCACT
This window encodes:
- the LOC140011011 gene encoding pre-rRNA-processing protein ESF1-like, which translates into the protein MGSKGKNKKNMTKPDGDATANHRNDGKIITDARFASLHSDPRFREPPKHKAKVAIDSRFNRMFTDKDFATSKARTDKRGKQKKNDSAANSLRHYYRLEEEEEGAKERSLGKELVKNEESGESESEGVESDEESESVNVEKGSLKLENESETSDSEEEEEEEEEAESDDSMSTTSDSDEAYEEEEDTFGLEETVPEIDKETHRLAVVNMDWSQVKAVDLYVSLSSFLPRGGQIMSVAVYPSEFGLKRMEEEAIHGPVGLFEDDKKNNQNDEDEDDDDDEIDNEKLRTYELSRLRYYYAVVECDSIATADYLYRTCDGVEFERSSTMLDLRFVPDKMEFKHQPRDVAKHAPADYEGLDFQTRALQQSKIHLTWDDDEPQRAKTLKRKFNDDQLAELEFQEFLASDESDSDESENNDGMQNGSFVKQKKQDMYRALLQSGDGSDENDEKYQDMEVTFNTGLEDLSKRILEKKDRKSENVWDAILRERREKKKARKNRSKDSSEDESIDTDNEPAEETDDFFLEECSGKESKVSQGRNARKEQQNEDASREAEASRAELELLLADDKGADSGLKGYNLKRKKMKGKMGKEIPDEGKLPTIDYDDPRFSTLFTSPLFALDPTDPQFKRSAAYARQMANRQQKSESENNRVKEPSETLGQVLVSSKTQNDDNRELHRCLPPAKKEKLELSSLVRSIKMKSKQIPLHDKVLGKNRHLKIKASKSK